One window of the Candidatus Sulfotelmatobacter sp. genome contains the following:
- a CDS encoding class I SAM-dependent methyltransferase — protein sequence MRHAMYDEPVTIYRDAYADAYPSLYLTPWARKHALNVANLERIVAALPAARPRWLDLACGQGWHFSAFAGRAEMTGLDQSAAQLARARANAPGARFVQDDMTRAAFPTGSFDLVTNFWAGYCYLRDRGHILALLRTALDWIAPGGALYVEVLVGRDLAEFNRSLYAQRTGFGVTPCSDDFSEWLYDDSGGRHRMTSPPLEDFLAVVEPAFAAVEAHHDGGFMHHLIATGRRRDPYSGRRVEERTSTV from the coding sequence ATGAGGCATGCGATGTACGACGAGCCGGTGACGATCTATCGCGACGCGTATGCGGACGCCTACCCGTCGCTTTACCTGACGCCGTGGGCGCGCAAGCACGCGCTGAACGTGGCGAACCTGGAGCGGATCGTCGCGGCGCTGCCCGCCGCGCGGCCGCGCTGGCTCGACCTCGCCTGTGGTCAGGGATGGCACTTCTCGGCGTTCGCCGGACGCGCGGAGATGACGGGGCTCGACCAGAGCGCCGCGCAACTCGCCCGCGCACGCGCCAACGCGCCGGGTGCGCGCTTCGTGCAGGACGACATGACGCGGGCGGCCTTTCCGACCGGCAGCTTCGATCTGGTCACGAACTTCTGGGCCGGCTACTGCTACCTGCGCGACCGCGGGCACATCCTGGCCTTGCTGCGCACCGCGCTCGACTGGATCGCGCCCGGCGGCGCCCTGTACGTCGAGGTCTTGGTCGGGCGCGATCTGGCCGAGTTCAATCGCTCGCTCTACGCGCAGCGGACCGGATTCGGCGTGACGCCGTGCAGCGACGACTTCTCCGAGTGGCTCTACGACGACAGCGGCGGTCGTCATCGGATGACGAGTCCGCCGCTGGAGGACTTCCTGGCCGTCGTCGAGCCGGCGTTCGCCGCCGTCGAGGCGCACCACGACGGCGGCTTCATGCACCACCTGATCGCGACGGGGCGCCGGCGCGACCCCTACAGCGGCAGAAGGGTCGAGGAGCGCACGTCGACCGTATAG
- a CDS encoding branched-chain amino acid ABC transporter substrate-binding protein, giving the protein MVSFVGRASAAALLVALAACSSNGGAASSGANAAASPGAAGTIAIGIDLPLSGADASDGRPTANGAVLAIEQADAHGFAHGKYVLKPVLLDDAVQGKHDPAAGAQNVKTFIADASVLAMVGPFNSNVAKSEIPLTNDAGLAQIAPSTVSDGLTVGPDAAALREAHPDTNAFFRVCTRDSRQGAALAAFAHKQGWKKIYVVDDDETYGKDLADVFVAQARRLGVQIVGRDHILANQQDFHALLTKAKALGPQAVFFGGTTSTGGGLLRRQMADAGLAGVPMLGGDGISDHSFIDVAGSMANDTYYAVAAPDATKLPSARAFVAAYRKRFGENVGPYSANAYASAQVAIAAIAAAIDAGNGALPTRAEVLHEVAATHDLQTPIGVVGFDRNGDTTAPVLSLVRIVGSTPHTVDQITLPPS; this is encoded by the coding sequence ATGGTCTCTTTCGTCGGCCGCGCCTCCGCGGCCGCGTTGCTGGTCGCCCTCGCGGCATGCTCCTCGAACGGCGGCGCGGCATCCTCGGGCGCGAACGCCGCGGCCAGCCCCGGGGCGGCCGGCACGATCGCGATCGGGATCGACCTGCCGCTGAGCGGCGCGGACGCTTCCGACGGCCGCCCGACGGCGAACGGCGCGGTGCTGGCGATCGAGCAGGCCGACGCGCACGGCTTCGCGCACGGCAAGTACGTCCTCAAACCGGTGCTGCTCGACGACGCGGTGCAAGGGAAGCACGATCCCGCCGCCGGCGCGCAGAACGTCAAGACGTTCATCGCCGACGCCAGCGTGCTGGCGATGGTCGGACCGTTCAACTCGAACGTCGCCAAGTCGGAGATCCCGCTCACCAACGACGCCGGCTTGGCGCAGATCGCGCCCTCGACGGTCAGCGACGGCCTCACCGTCGGTCCCGACGCCGCGGCGCTGCGCGAGGCGCATCCGGACACGAACGCGTTCTTCCGCGTCTGTACGCGCGACAGCCGTCAAGGCGCGGCGCTGGCCGCCTTCGCGCACAAGCAGGGCTGGAAGAAGATCTACGTCGTCGACGACGACGAGACGTACGGCAAGGACCTTGCCGACGTGTTCGTCGCGCAGGCCCGCCGGCTGGGCGTGCAGATCGTCGGGCGCGACCACATTCTGGCCAACCAGCAAGACTTCCACGCGCTGCTCACCAAGGCGAAGGCACTGGGGCCGCAAGCGGTGTTCTTCGGCGGCACGACCTCGACCGGCGGCGGCTTGCTGCGCCGGCAGATGGCGGACGCGGGGCTCGCCGGCGTGCCGATGCTGGGCGGTGACGGGATCAGCGACCATTCGTTCATCGACGTCGCCGGATCGATGGCGAACGACACCTACTACGCCGTCGCCGCTCCGGACGCGACCAAGCTGCCCTCGGCGCGCGCGTTCGTCGCCGCCTACCGCAAGCGTTTCGGCGAGAACGTCGGCCCGTACAGCGCCAACGCGTACGCGTCGGCGCAGGTCGCGATCGCCGCGATCGCCGCGGCGATCGACGCCGGCAACGGCGCGCTCCCGACCCGCGCCGAGGTGCTGCACGAGGTCGCGGCGACGCACGACCTGCAGACACCGATCGGCGTCGTCGGCTTCGATCGCAACGGCGACACGACGGCGCCGGTGCTGAGCCTGGTTCGGATCGTCGGCTCGACGCCCCACACCGTCGACCAGATCACCCTGCCGCCGTCCTGA
- a CDS encoding branched-chain amino acid ABC transporter substrate-binding protein, translating into MRWSSSPRAVLVTGLAFALTACSGSPSGSSGSTAASPAGNVIKIGIDFPMNGADAAVGVPSANGAILAVEQANAAGFAGGKYKLEAEVLDDTVQGKHDPAAGAQNAKTFAADPSVLAMVGPYNSNVAKAQIPITNDAGLAQISPANTNDGLTIGDAAKALRSSHPDTIAYFRVCTRDSRQGLALAKFARQLGWKNVYVIDDNETYGKGLADVFDPSFGQLGGKVLGHDHITANQQDFKALLTKAHATHPDAIFYGGDVSTGGALLRRQMADVGMQSVPFMGGDGIGTSEFFKVAGPMADHTYYSLAAPDAAKLQTAAQFVAAYRKRFKADIGAYSANAYTAAQIEIAAIAAAIKADNGAMPTRAAVLANVAATKDFPSAIGTISFDANGDTTAPILTLKQVVGGKPITRAQLVLD; encoded by the coding sequence ATGCGTTGGTCTTCTTCCCCTCGCGCCGTGCTGGTCACCGGTCTGGCGTTCGCCCTGACGGCCTGTTCGGGCTCGCCCTCGGGCTCCTCGGGTTCCACCGCAGCGAGCCCGGCGGGGAACGTCATCAAGATCGGCATCGACTTTCCGATGAACGGCGCCGACGCGGCCGTCGGCGTCCCGTCGGCCAACGGCGCGATCCTCGCCGTCGAGCAGGCGAACGCGGCCGGCTTCGCCGGCGGCAAGTACAAGCTCGAAGCCGAAGTGCTCGACGACACGGTGCAAGGGAAGCACGATCCGGCCGCGGGCGCGCAGAACGCGAAGACGTTCGCCGCCGACCCGTCCGTTCTGGCCATGGTCGGGCCGTACAACTCGAACGTCGCCAAGGCGCAGATTCCGATCACCAACGACGCCGGTCTGGCGCAGATCTCGCCGGCCAACACCAACGACGGGTTGACGATCGGCGACGCCGCCAAGGCGCTGCGCTCCTCGCACCCCGACACGATCGCGTACTTCCGCGTCTGCACGCGCGACAGCCGGCAAGGCCTGGCGCTGGCCAAGTTCGCGCGCCAGCTCGGCTGGAAGAACGTGTACGTGATCGACGACAACGAGACGTACGGCAAGGGCCTCGCCGACGTCTTCGATCCCTCGTTCGGTCAACTGGGCGGAAAGGTGCTGGGGCACGACCACATCACCGCCAACCAGCAAGACTTCAAAGCGCTGCTCACCAAGGCCCACGCCACCCATCCCGACGCGATCTTCTACGGCGGCGACGTCTCGACGGGCGGCGCGCTGCTGCGCCGCCAGATGGCCGACGTCGGCATGCAGAGCGTGCCGTTCATGGGCGGCGACGGCATCGGCACCTCGGAGTTCTTCAAGGTCGCCGGCCCGATGGCGGATCACACGTACTATAGCCTGGCGGCGCCCGACGCCGCGAAGCTGCAGACCGCGGCGCAGTTCGTCGCGGCATATCGCAAGCGGTTCAAGGCCGACATCGGCGCCTACTCGGCGAACGCGTACACCGCCGCACAGATCGAGATCGCGGCGATCGCGGCCGCGATCAAGGCCGACAACGGCGCGATGCCGACGCGCGCCGCCGTGCTGGCCAACGTCGCCGCGACCAAAGACTTCCCCTCGGCGATCGGGACGATCAGCTTCGACGCGAACGGCGACACGACCGCGCCGATCCTGACCCTCAAGCAGGTCGTGGGCGGCAAACCGATCACCCGCGCGCAGCTCGTGCTCGACTGA
- a CDS encoding branched-chain amino acid ABC transporter permease, giving the protein METFLQQLVNGLSLGGIYALIALGYTMVYGIIELINFAHGDVYTLGTFFSLMILGLLGVTGVVTGPALIGVVLVTIVGAMLLCGIVGVLIERLAYRRLRNAPRLAPLITAIGMSFILENLMQYWHGPSPIPFPDVVPNPTFTTGLVAIQMKQILVIVLAVVMMIGLQAFVYNTRLGKAMRATAQDRDAAQLMGIDINTTIALTFLIGSALAGAAGFVSGVYYGSTWFFNGFAAGLKAFTAAVLGGIGNLAGAMLGGFLIGLIEALTTQFISDQWSNVVVFSVLVLVLIFRPSGLLGESLPTKV; this is encoded by the coding sequence GTGGAGACCTTCCTCCAGCAGCTGGTCAACGGGCTCTCGCTGGGCGGCATCTACGCGCTGATCGCGCTCGGCTACACGATGGTCTACGGGATCATCGAGCTGATCAACTTCGCGCACGGCGACGTCTACACGCTCGGCACGTTCTTCTCGCTGATGATCCTCGGGCTGCTGGGCGTCACCGGCGTCGTGACGGGGCCGGCCTTGATCGGCGTCGTGCTGGTCACCATCGTCGGCGCGATGCTGCTGTGCGGGATCGTGGGCGTGCTGATCGAGCGGCTGGCCTACCGGCGGCTGCGCAACGCCCCGCGCTTGGCGCCGCTGATCACCGCGATCGGGATGTCGTTCATCCTCGAGAACCTCATGCAATACTGGCACGGGCCCTCGCCGATCCCGTTCCCGGACGTCGTGCCGAATCCGACCTTCACCACCGGCTTGGTCGCGATCCAGATGAAGCAGATCCTGGTCATCGTGCTGGCGGTGGTCATGATGATCGGTCTGCAGGCCTTCGTCTACAACACGCGGCTGGGCAAAGCGATGCGCGCCACCGCGCAGGACCGCGACGCCGCGCAGCTGATGGGGATCGACATCAACACGACCATCGCGCTGACGTTCCTGATCGGCTCGGCGCTGGCCGGCGCGGCCGGCTTCGTCTCGGGGGTCTACTACGGCTCGACCTGGTTCTTCAACGGCTTCGCCGCCGGACTGAAGGCGTTCACCGCCGCCGTGCTGGGCGGGATCGGCAACCTGGCCGGCGCGATGCTGGGCGGCTTCCTGATCGGGCTGATCGAAGCGCTGACGACCCAATTCATCAGCGATCAGTGGTCGAACGTGGTCGTGTTCTCGGTGCTCGTGCTGGTGCTGATCTTCCGTCCGTCCGGCTTGCTCGGCGAGTCGCTCCCCACCAAGGTCTGA
- a CDS encoding ABC transporter ATP-binding protein, producing MPLLELHGVTQRFGGLVAVGDLSFSVEAGSIVAMIGPNGAGKSTVFNLITGIYAPSAGRITFDGAAIAGRKTSDIAARGVARTFQNIRLFAFMSVIDNVLAGQHARLRATLLDDLLHTPRERAEEKTAHERALELLRFVGLERDAETTARNLAYGLQRRLEIARALASEPKLLLLDEPAAGLNPTEKRELVALIRRIRERGVTVFLIEHDMGLVMELSERITVLDHGEKIAEGTPAAVRADPRVIEAYLGAPA from the coding sequence ATGCCGCTGCTCGAGCTCCACGGGGTCACCCAGCGCTTCGGCGGGCTGGTCGCCGTCGGCGACCTGAGCTTCAGCGTCGAGGCCGGTTCGATCGTCGCGATGATCGGACCCAACGGCGCCGGCAAGTCGACGGTGTTCAACCTGATCACCGGGATCTACGCGCCGAGCGCCGGCCGCATCACCTTCGACGGCGCCGCGATCGCCGGGCGCAAGACCAGCGACATCGCCGCCCGCGGCGTTGCTCGCACGTTCCAGAACATCCGCCTGTTCGCGTTCATGTCGGTGATCGACAACGTCCTGGCGGGCCAGCACGCGCGCTTGCGCGCGACGTTGCTCGACGACTTGCTCCACACGCCGCGCGAGCGTGCCGAGGAGAAGACGGCGCACGAGCGGGCGCTCGAGCTGCTGCGCTTCGTCGGTCTCGAGCGCGACGCCGAGACGACGGCGCGCAACCTCGCCTACGGGTTGCAGCGGCGGCTCGAGATCGCGCGCGCGCTGGCCTCGGAGCCCAAGCTGCTGCTGCTCGACGAGCCGGCGGCCGGGTTGAACCCGACCGAGAAGCGCGAGCTGGTCGCGCTGATCCGGCGCATCCGCGAGCGCGGCGTCACCGTCTTCCTGATCGAGCACGACATGGGTCTGGTGATGGAGCTGAGCGAGCGCATCACGGTCCTCGATCACGGCGAGAAGATCGCCGAAGGGACGCCGGCCGCGGTGCGTGCCGACCCGCGCGTGATCGAGGCGTATCTGGGAGCGCCGGCCTAG
- a CDS encoding ABC transporter ATP-binding protein, with product MALLEVEHLVARYGRVTALRDVSLTVDEGEIVTLIGANGAGKTTTLRAISGLLRPTSGRIVFAGRDLARLSPSEIVRAGISQSPEGRRVFPRMTVRENLELGAYTRRSKAEIAADTERALTVFPRLRERYDQKAGTMSGGEQQQLAMARALMSRPRVLLLDEPSLGLAPMLVQTIFGVIRELNAAGTTILLIEQNARQALAVARRGYVLEVGRIAQSGTSAELQASDAVRAAYLGGEA from the coding sequence GTGGCGCTGTTGGAGGTCGAGCACCTGGTCGCGCGCTACGGCCGCGTCACGGCGTTGCGCGACGTCTCGCTGACGGTCGACGAGGGCGAGATCGTCACGCTGATCGGCGCCAACGGCGCGGGCAAGACGACGACGCTGCGCGCGATCAGCGGCCTGCTGCGCCCGACCTCCGGCCGAATCGTGTTCGCCGGCCGCGACCTGGCGCGCCTCTCGCCGAGCGAGATCGTGCGCGCCGGGATCAGCCAATCGCCCGAGGGGCGGCGCGTCTTCCCGCGCATGACGGTGCGCGAGAACCTCGAGCTGGGCGCCTACACGCGCCGCTCGAAAGCCGAGATCGCGGCCGACACCGAACGCGCGTTGACCGTCTTTCCGCGTCTGCGCGAGCGCTACGACCAGAAGGCCGGCACCATGTCGGGCGGCGAGCAGCAGCAGCTGGCGATGGCGCGTGCGCTGATGTCGCGGCCGCGCGTGCTGCTGCTCGACGAACCCTCGCTGGGGCTCGCGCCGATGCTCGTGCAGACGATCTTCGGCGTGATTCGCGAGCTGAACGCGGCCGGGACGACGATCCTGCTGATCGAGCAGAACGCGCGCCAGGCGCTGGCCGTCGCGCGGCGCGGGTACGTCCTCGAGGTCGGCCGAATCGCGCAGTCGGGCACCTCGGCGGAATTGCAAGCCAGCGACGCGGTGCGCGCCGCGTATCTTGGAGGAGAAGCATGA
- a CDS encoding YafY family protein: MRRADRLFTIVLLLRGGRRVTARQLAERLECSERTIYRDVDELTLCGVPIDGEPGRGYALPQHFEIPPLMFERHEIEALVVGARLVEAWCGPSLAASARSALARIRGVVPTELLDHVDQARVFAPRFGRRATTEHFDLLHQAIGEHRRLAIDYAGEDGTPSSRTIRPLGLYFWGKVWTLAAWCELRTDFRSFRIDRVASARLGEPFTDEPDKTLEVFLARIRAREAARSQDAP, encoded by the coding sequence ATGCGCCGCGCCGATCGCCTGTTCACGATCGTCCTGCTCCTTCGGGGCGGTCGGCGCGTCACGGCCCGCCAGCTCGCCGAGCGCCTCGAGTGCTCGGAGCGCACGATCTACCGCGACGTCGACGAGCTCACGCTGTGCGGCGTCCCGATCGACGGTGAACCCGGCCGCGGCTACGCGCTGCCGCAGCACTTCGAGATCCCGCCGCTGATGTTCGAACGCCACGAGATCGAGGCGCTCGTCGTCGGCGCGCGGCTGGTCGAGGCGTGGTGCGGTCCGAGCCTGGCCGCATCGGCGCGCTCGGCGCTGGCGCGCATCCGCGGCGTCGTGCCGACCGAGCTGCTCGACCACGTCGATCAAGCCCGCGTCTTCGCGCCGCGCTTCGGCCGGCGCGCGACGACCGAGCACTTCGACCTGCTGCATCAGGCCATCGGCGAACATCGCCGGCTCGCGATCGACTACGCCGGCGAGGACGGCACGCCGAGCTCACGGACGATCCGGCCGCTCGGACTCTACTTCTGGGGCAAGGTCTGGACGCTGGCCGCGTGGTGCGAGCTGCGCACGGACTTCCGCAGCTTTCGCATCGACCGCGTCGCGTCGGCGCGGCTGGGCGAGCCGTTCACCGACGAGCCCGACAAGACGCTCGAGGTGTTCTTGGCGCGCATCCGCGCACGCGAGGCGGCGCGCTCGCAGGACGCGCCGTGA
- a CDS encoding VOC family protein, translating into MPETTTRAATTAITWFEIPTADLDRAVRFYSTILETPMSVADFQGEPIAVFPYEQPGVGGCLVADAHPSPHGTLVFLNVDGRLDRTLELVEAAGGRIVAPKTSLGPIGYVAHIADSEGNRVGLHAVS; encoded by the coding sequence ATGCCCGAGACCACGACCCGCGCGGCGACGACCGCGATCACCTGGTTCGAGATCCCGACGGCCGATCTGGACCGCGCCGTCCGCTTCTACTCGACCATCCTCGAGACGCCGATGAGCGTCGCCGACTTCCAGGGCGAGCCGATCGCCGTGTTTCCCTACGAGCAGCCCGGCGTGGGCGGCTGCCTGGTGGCCGACGCGCACCCCAGCCCGCACGGCACGCTGGTGTTCCTCAACGTCGACGGGCGGCTCGATCGCACGCTCGAGCTCGTCGAGGCGGCCGGGGGCCGCATCGTCGCCCCGAAGACCTCGCTGGGGCCGATCGGCTACGTCGCGCACATCGCCGACTCCGAAGGGAACCGGGTGGGTTTGCACGCGGTCTCTTGA